Part of the Pseudodesulfovibrio mercurii genome is shown below.
AGCCGTCCTACGCCGTGTTTTCCAGGGCGGCGAACCTGCCCGACCGGGACGGCACGGTCCAGGCCCTGGAAAGGGCCCTGGACCAGATGGCCAAGGACGGAACCTACAAGACCATCGCCCGGCGCTACCTGCTGCGCTTCTAGCCCGCGCACGGGAAGCCGAGGATGCCGGAGGCGTGTCCCGCGATCTTGCGCGGTGCGGCGGGGCAGGGTAGGCTTACCGGCAAACCGTGAAGCCAAGGAGTCGCGATGGCCGCCTTTCCACCCGTCACCCTGCTGGTCCGAAACATCGGCAAGTCCGCCCGGTTCTACAAGAGCGCCCTGGGGTTCGACCTGGCCTGGAACGGCCTGCTGGTCGGTCCCTACGGCCAGTCCCTGCGCCTGGTGGAGGGCCGTGACGCCACGGCCGGTGGGTGCGTGATCGTCACCCTGGAGGTCCCGGACGTGGGCCGGGCCGTGGAGGCCATCCTGGACAACGGCGGCGGCCGGGCCGAGAAGCTGATGGGCGACGAGCCGCTGTACCTGGGGCCTGACGGTGAGATGCTCGCCCTGACCGGGCGCGGCCTGTCGGGCGCGGAGCGCATCCGGCTGGTGGTCTACGACTTCGACGGGGTCATGACGGACAACCAGGTGACCACCGACCAGAACGGGCACGAGTCCATCCGGGCCAACCGCAGCGACGGCCTGGGCGTGGGACTCATCCAGCGGCTCGGCATCCGCCAGGTCATCCTGTCCACCGAGGCCAACCCCGTGGTCAAGGCCCGGGCCGGCAAGATCGGCCTGGAGGCGCTCCACGGCATCCGCGACAAGGGGTCGGCCCTGCTCAACCTGGCCGCGAAATATCAGCTCTCCATGAACGCCATCCTGTACGTGGGCAACGACATCAACGACGCCAACGCCATGGGGCTGGCCGGATTCCGGGTCGCTCCCGCCGACGCCCACCCGTCCATCCTGGCCCTGGCCGACTACGTGACCGAGGCCAGGGGCGGCCACGGCGTGGTCCGCGAGCTGGCCGACGTGCTGGCGGCGGGCCGGGCCTAGCTATTTCCTGGGGTGCGACCTGCGCCACTGGGCGGGGGTCATGTCCAGGCCGCCCTTGCTCCAGAAGCCGCGCCGCGCCTGCCGGGCCTCGGCCTCGGCCTGCCGGATGCGCTCGGCATGGCGGACGTTGGGTTTGACCACCAGGGGGACGGCCAGCCCGGCGCGGACGAGCGCCTCGTTGAGCATGACGCCGTCGGCGTAGACATAGGCCAGGGTCCGGCCGTAGCGGTCGCGGGGGTCCTTGTCGAACTCCAGGCGCAACCCCTTGCCCTGGCAGAAATCACGGGTGAAGTCGCGGGCCTTGCGGCTGTATTCCTGCCGATATTCCGGGGCGTCCACGCCGATGAGCCGGACCTCCAGGGTACTTCCCCGGTACGTCACGCGAAAGGAGTCGCCGTCCAGGACCTTGACCAGCCGGGCCGTGTCGTCGGCGGCCGGGGCGCAGGCGGGCAGGAGCCCGGCGCCGAGACAGACGCAGAAGATGGCGAGAACGAACAGGCGCGGGAAAAGGGTGTTGCGGTGGTGCATGCATGGAGCATAGACTCTTTTCCCGAACCGTTCCAGTGAATCCCAACCGCCCGGAGGCCCTGATGAAACTGACTTTTCTGGTAGACAATAACGCGCTGGTGGGCAGCCAGTACCTGGCCGAGGCCGGGCTGTCCATGTTCATCGAGGCGGACGGACAACGGGTGCTGTTCGACACCGGGTATTCGGACGCGTTCCTGGTCAATGCCCGGCGCAAGGGCGTGGACCTGCTGCGCCTGGATTGGATCGCCCTGTCCCACGGCCACTTCGACCACACCTGGGGGCTGGGCATGTTGCTGCGCCAATATTGCGAATCCGGCCTCCGGGACCTGCCCCGGGCGAACCTGCTGGCCCACCCCAAGGCCGTGGAGACCAAGCGGCACCGAGGCATCATGGAATTCGGCCCCCTGCTGTCCAGGGACAAGCTGGCGAGCTATTTCGACCTGAAGCTCACGACCGAGCCCACCTGGCTGACCGACTCCCTGGTCGGCCTGGGCGAGATCGAGCGGACCATGGACTTCGAGACGCCCGCAACCCTGGGCGAACGGCTGGAAAACGGCGAATTCGTGCCGGACGACCTCCCGGACGACACGGCCCTGACCTACGTCACGGACACGGGGCTGGTGGTCATCGCGGGCTGCGCCCACACGGGCATCTGCAACACCGTGGAGCAGGCGAAAAAGGTGACGGGGGTGGACAGGGTGCGCGCGGTCCTGGGCGGTTTCCACCTGCAAAAGGCCGGACCCGAGCGGCTCGGCCCCACTGCGGACTACCTGGCCGCGCTCGATCTGGAGGGGCTGTGGTGCTGCCACTGCACGGATCTTGCCGCCAAGATCGCCCTGGCCGCCCAGTGCCCGGTCAGGGAAGTGGGCTCCGGCCTGAGCCTGGAGTTCTAGGCGGAATCAATGCACCGCGCCGGATCAGGCGCGGACGAACTGGGACGCCCCCGGTCCTAGGCCACCGCCGACAGCGCCCACCCCCCGTCCAACACGCCCACCCGGCAGGCATAGTCCGCCAGCACCCACCGCCCGTACGCCGGGCCCCGGACCCAATAGAGATTATTGAGGAGAAAGGGGATGACCGCGATCAGGTAGAGCATCCACTTGTTGCCGCGTGCGTTCATTTTGTCCTGCATCGTTACTGCCGTCTCGGTTCACGCTGCGGAATCCATATGACAACAGATATCGTCCAGACAAAGGAGGAGATATGCCGATCCGATACGAATTCATGGGGCGCGCCAAACTTATCAAGGGCTATTCCTATCCGGTCAAGAGAAGCGAACTCGACGCCGCGCTCGAACAGGCCGGAATTCATGAACCAGGCCGGATTTTTTATTCCTCCCGCTACGACGATTCCGACATGAAGGTACTGAGCGTGTTTCTCATGGGGGAGTCGCAGCAAGGTTACCGAATCAGGAACACGCCCGTGATCAGCGCGTACTCGGTTCCTGCGAACCAACGCCCCGAGATACGACGCCTCCTGGAACGGCAGGACATCCTGCCGCGCATTGCCGCCTGGCTGAAACGGCTGGAGGACGCCACCAATGTCATCCGGGGCGTCAATCAGGAAATCATCGTTTTCTTCACCGACGCAGCATTGTCTTTCAAAGACCGACACAATAAAACAGTGGAGTTGCCTTGAGGCAACTCCACTGTTTTACGTCACCGGGCTTTCCGGGTCATACCCTCGTATGAGTTTCCTCAATTGGTCCTCGTTAAAAGGTGTGATCAAAGGTACTTTCATAAAAAATCGGTCCATAAGCTTGATCGCTCCCTTGATTGCATCCTTTCTCCTCAACAGATTCTGCCGTTCCTTGGGGGTTTGAGCTTCCTTGGCCTGCTTGCTCAAGGTATCAAGTTCATGCTTCGCTGCCGCTTTGAACCCTGATCGGTCCCCACCGTGCTCTTCCAACAATTTCCGAACGGCAGGATCTTGCGATACCAGCTTCCCTTTGCCGTGCTGGCCGTTGGACTGAACCATTCCGCCCAAAGCCCCAGCAGGGGCAGCGGCTTCTTTGCCTGAAGAACTCCCACTATCCCTTGAAACCGACTGAGGATTGCCGAAAGCCTCCGGCTTATCCCCTGGTTGGCGGGCCGGAGACGGTCCTTCGCCTCCTGCCACTTTGGCCGCCCCGCTCTCCTTCGCCGCCCGCCCGCCCATGGCGAGCAGGGTGCGGGGCGCGGGCTGGTTCCCGGCGGGCGCGGGCCGGTTCGTCGGCACGTTCGTCTGTTTGCTCGCGGTCCCGCCCGGGCGGCCGTAGTCGTGATTCAGGGAGACCGTCTTCCCCTCCTCGGCCGGGTCCCGGTCGAGCG
Proteins encoded:
- a CDS encoding HAD hydrolase family protein, which gives rise to MAAFPPVTLLVRNIGKSARFYKSALGFDLAWNGLLVGPYGQSLRLVEGRDATAGGCVIVTLEVPDVGRAVEAILDNGGGRAEKLMGDEPLYLGPDGEMLALTGRGLSGAERIRLVVYDFDGVMTDNQVTTDQNGHESIRANRSDGLGVGLIQRLGIRQVILSTEANPVVKARAGKIGLEALHGIRDKGSALLNLAAKYQLSMNAILYVGNDINDANAMGLAGFRVAPADAHPSILALADYVTEARGGHGVVRELADVLAAGRA
- a CDS encoding thermonuclease family protein, which gives rise to MHHRNTLFPRLFVLAIFCVCLGAGLLPACAPAADDTARLVKVLDGDSFRVTYRGSTLEVRLIGVDAPEYRQEYSRKARDFTRDFCQGKGLRLEFDKDPRDRYGRTLAYVYADGVMLNEALVRAGLAVPLVVKPNVRHAERIRQAEAEARQARRGFWSKGGLDMTPAQWRRSHPRK
- a CDS encoding MBL fold metallo-hydrolase, whose translation is MKLTFLVDNNALVGSQYLAEAGLSMFIEADGQRVLFDTGYSDAFLVNARRKGVDLLRLDWIALSHGHFDHTWGLGMLLRQYCESGLRDLPRANLLAHPKAVETKRHRGIMEFGPLLSRDKLASYFDLKLTTEPTWLTDSLVGLGEIERTMDFETPATLGERLENGEFVPDDLPDDTALTYVTDTGLVVIAGCAHTGICNTVEQAKKVTGVDRVRAVLGGFHLQKAGPERLGPTADYLAALDLEGLWCCHCTDLAAKIALAAQCPVREVGSGLSLEF